The Streptomyces cynarae genome contains a region encoding:
- a CDS encoding FMN-binding negative transcriptional regulator, which yields MLIHPWDAPRDDTEWQRWLAAHDFGQLAVNGSPGEPPYVQPLHFAYDAGRGEAVTHLARPNPLWTALEANPRVLLSVVDDYVYVPGPWQAPADTPSEQGVPTSFYAAVQLRCIAHVVDDAAGKAELLNRQMGHFQPEGGSARAAAGEAPYGRMLSGIRGLRLEVTDVRAKFKYASHMAEEVQDRIVAGLEARGGVRDAAAREHQLRRRAVWSPDR from the coding sequence ATGCTGATCCATCCCTGGGACGCGCCCCGCGACGACACCGAGTGGCAACGCTGGCTCGCCGCCCACGACTTCGGGCAGCTCGCCGTGAACGGATCACCGGGCGAGCCGCCTTACGTGCAGCCGCTGCACTTCGCGTACGACGCCGGGCGCGGCGAGGCCGTCACCCACCTCGCCCGTCCCAACCCACTCTGGACCGCTCTGGAGGCGAACCCGCGGGTACTGCTCAGCGTGGTCGACGACTATGTGTATGTGCCCGGCCCTTGGCAGGCCCCGGCCGACACCCCGTCCGAGCAGGGCGTACCCACGAGTTTCTACGCGGCCGTCCAGCTCCGGTGCATCGCCCATGTGGTGGACGACGCGGCCGGCAAGGCGGAGCTGCTGAACCGCCAGATGGGCCACTTCCAGCCGGAGGGCGGCTCCGCGCGGGCGGCGGCGGGCGAGGCGCCGTACGGCCGCATGCTGTCCGGGATCCGCGGTCTGCGACTCGAAGTGACCGATGTCCGGGCGAAGTTCAAGTACGCGAGCCACATGGCGGAAGAGGTGCAGGACCGGATCGTGGCGGGCCTCGAGGCTCGGGGCGGGGTGCGGGACGCGGCGGCCCGGGAGCACCAGTTGCGCAGGCGGGCAGTGTGGTCCCCGGACCGGTGA